A window of the Paenibacillus antri genome harbors these coding sequences:
- a CDS encoding MGMT family protein — MQPFTARAVAVIRGIPAGRVMTYGQVAEAAGSRRGARQVVRILHAMSEKHGLPWHRVVNAQGRIALADDEGRYAQRELLRQEGVDVDEDGRLDLGAYLHRDSSTDITPQDG; from the coding sequence ATGCAGCCGTTCACCGCACGCGCGGTCGCGGTCATCCGGGGGATCCCGGCCGGGCGCGTCATGACGTACGGCCAAGTGGCCGAAGCCGCCGGCAGCCGCCGAGGCGCGAGGCAGGTCGTGCGCATCCTGCACGCCATGAGCGAGAAGCACGGCCTGCCGTGGCACCGCGTCGTCAACGCGCAGGGGCGCATCGCGCTCGCGGACGACGAGGGCCGATACGCGCAGCGGGAGCTGCTTCGACAAGAGGGCGTCGACGTCGACGAAGACGGCCGCCTCGACTTAGGGGCATACTTGCACCGCGACTCCTCCACCGACATAACCCCGCAAGACGGCTAA
- a CDS encoding lactonase family protein yields the protein MKDIFFIGSYANADSSGVYVCEFDRATGEIALLGSYAGLQNPTFLAVHEPSRKLYAITELAGEDGAKRGAVAAFDIDAGFGLSLLNIAETIPAPTCHVELDRTRTALMTASYHGGMVGMNRIEPDGGVGASSDVRRHEGASVHPAQDRPRAHSVTVDRNNRFAVACDLGADKIVTYRLDLSAGAMEPVSAVSLAPGAGPRHFAFHPTLPVGYVINELNATITAFAYDESSGALEEIQTVPTLPASYEGENACADVHVSPDGRFLYGSNRGHDSIVVFRIDNGGALLLVEHASVSGRHPRNFALSPDPDAAYLLAANRDTNDVVVFRRSVVTGRLSEPVSRFSVGKPVCIKFLNGKTSR from the coding sequence ATGAAAGATATCTTCTTCATAGGTTCATATGCGAACGCCGATTCCAGCGGCGTCTATGTTTGCGAATTCGACCGCGCAACGGGCGAGATCGCGCTGCTCGGCAGTTATGCCGGCTTGCAAAACCCGACGTTCCTCGCGGTGCACGAGCCGAGCCGCAAGCTGTACGCCATTACGGAGCTGGCCGGCGAGGACGGCGCGAAGCGCGGCGCGGTCGCGGCGTTCGACATCGACGCCGGCTTCGGGCTGTCGCTTCTGAACATCGCGGAGACGATTCCGGCCCCGACCTGCCATGTCGAGCTCGATCGCACGCGCACGGCGTTGATGACGGCGAGCTATCACGGCGGCATGGTCGGCATGAACCGCATCGAGCCGGACGGCGGCGTAGGCGCCTCCAGCGACGTGCGCCGGCACGAGGGCGCAAGCGTCCATCCGGCGCAGGACCGTCCGCGGGCGCATTCCGTCACGGTCGATCGGAACAACCGATTCGCGGTCGCCTGCGACCTCGGCGCAGACAAGATCGTCACGTACCGGCTGGACCTCTCGGCCGGCGCGATGGAGCCCGTCTCGGCCGTCTCGCTCGCACCGGGCGCGGGGCCGCGCCACTTCGCTTTCCATCCGACGCTGCCGGTCGGGTACGTCATTAACGAGCTCAACGCCACGATTACGGCTTTCGCTTACGACGAATCGTCCGGCGCGCTCGAGGAAATCCAAACCGTGCCGACGCTTCCAGCATCGTACGAAGGCGAGAATGCATGCGCCGACGTTCACGTCTCGCCGGACGGCCGCTTCCTGTACGGCTCGAACCGCGGGCACGACAGCATCGTCGTCTTCCGCATCGATAACGGCGGCGCGCTGTTGCTCGTCGAGCACGCGTCCGTCTCCGGCCGCCATCCGCGCAACTTCGCCTTGTCGCCGGACCCGGACGCGGCGTACCTGCTCGCGGCGAACCGCGACACGAACGACGTCGTCGTCTTCCGGCGGAGCGTGGTCACGGGTCGCCTGAGCGAGCCGGTGTCCCGCTTCTCCGTCGGGAAGCCGGTGTGCATTAAGTTCCTAAACGGGAAAACCTCCCGCTAA
- the speD gene encoding adenosylmethionine decarboxylase yields MTLTPLTHEQRVTLHGFNNLTKSLSFNMYDICYTETKQEREAYLEYIDEQYNSDRLRMILGHVAEIIGAHVLNVAQQDYVPQGASVTLLVSEGPVVEVPNESYSESPGPLPESVVMQLDKSHITVHTYPEYHPDEGISTFRADIDVSTCGEISPLKALNFLIHSFDTDIMTIDYRVRGFTRDIEGNKLFIDHDISSIQNYIPEEVKEEFHMIDVNVYQENIFHTKCKLKAFDLNNYLFGYTKDKLTPEQAETIEDRLRTEMDEIFYGRTISSGSIDQVQ; encoded by the coding sequence ATGACATTAACCCCATTAACGCACGAGCAGCGCGTCACCTTGCACGGCTTCAACAATTTGACGAAATCGCTGAGCTTTAACATGTACGATATTTGCTATACGGAGACGAAGCAGGAGCGGGAGGCGTACCTCGAGTATATCGACGAGCAGTACAATTCCGACCGCCTGCGCATGATTCTCGGCCATGTCGCCGAAATTATCGGCGCCCACGTGCTGAACGTGGCGCAGCAGGATTACGTGCCGCAGGGCGCGAGCGTGACGCTGCTCGTCTCGGAGGGACCGGTGGTGGAGGTACCGAACGAGTCGTACTCCGAATCGCCCGGTCCGTTGCCGGAATCGGTCGTCATGCAGCTCGACAAGAGCCATATTACGGTACATACGTACCCCGAGTACCACCCGGACGAGGGCATCAGCACGTTCCGGGCCGACATCGACGTCTCGACGTGCGGGGAGATTTCGCCGCTGAAGGCGCTCAATTTCCTGATCCATTCGTTCGACACCGACATTATGACGATCGATTATCGGGTGCGAGGCTTCACGCGGGACATCGAAGGGAACAAGCTGTTCATCGACCACGACATCAGCTCGATCCAGAATTATATCCCGGAGGAAGTCAAAGAGGAGTTTCACATGATCGACGTGAACGTGTACCAGGAAAACATCTTCCATACGAAATGTAAGCTGAAGGCGTTCGACTTGAACAACTACTTGTTCGGGTACACGAAGGATAAGCTGACGCCGGAGCAGGCGGAGACGATCGAGGATCGGCTGCGGACGGAGATGGACGAGATTTTCTATGGACGGACGATTTCGAGCGGCTCGATCGATCAGGTGCAATAG
- a CDS encoding glycoside hydrolase family 44 protein: MEKTTRKNRGTRGWAMALACTVALNGILAFGGWNKAPVASAAAEGQVKVQFYNAGRSETTQQPSPQFKVVNVGYAPIALEDVRLKYYFTADGDAPMAFDCWTPVGKDNLTVRFVKLATPVDGADHSLEIGFTSGAGELAAGGALSIVGWFNKTNWHSFTQTNDYSFNGVDSDYVDWAKVPAFLDGELVWGERLADEGTTADPNPNPNPNPNPDPNPDPEPEPEPEPEPEPTTTITVYGKTGTNASTQMPSPEFEIVNNTASPIELSGLKARYYFTIDGEQPLSIGFWSTVTKENVSTRFAKMPIPSETADHYLEIGFAEGSGTLAPGAKAGVYTWINKKDWSAFDQSNDYSFRNDGTFGPAPTIVGYLGGELAWGTEPTLYDMPAFPEGIVATPSDDRITLTWQPVDGALGYDVEADGRLIENVQNVSFTHDWLNPGTKHTYKVRARGAAMPSVWSAPVTLKTTGAQLLPPPANVRAEKTETSIALTWKALDEEITGYDVEIDGAVVDAGLQTSYTHAGLTSGEVHAYRVRAKDGATAGPWSDPMRLNTLRNPTQTFDVSFEIDPAAERAPISPYIYGTNDDLEGTENWTARRLGGNRLSTYNWENNASNAGADWMHSSDGYVPWYYGGVDWAQHGVPGIGATAFHEKSLRKNAYSLVTLQAAGYVAKDKNGPVNAGETAPGDRWALVKPTKGAPFAETPDTTDGYVYMDEFVNHLVNTFGPASSATGIRGYELDNEPGLWSETHPFMHPEHTGAAEVLNKGVALASAVKNVDPSAEVYGPVLYGFSEYLDMQSSPDWPTIKGNYDWYIDYYLDQMRVASAQQGKRLLDVLDLHWYPEVSGGGVRITDSDTDDNVEANKTRIQAPRSLWDPSYRENS; the protein is encoded by the coding sequence GTGGAGAAAACAACGCGGAAGAACCGCGGCACACGCGGATGGGCCATGGCATTGGCCTGCACGGTGGCGCTGAACGGCATATTGGCGTTCGGCGGATGGAACAAGGCGCCGGTCGCTTCGGCGGCGGCCGAAGGCCAGGTGAAAGTTCAGTTTTACAACGCGGGGCGTTCGGAGACGACGCAGCAGCCAAGCCCGCAGTTCAAGGTCGTGAACGTCGGATACGCGCCGATCGCGCTCGAGGACGTCAGGCTGAAGTATTATTTCACGGCGGACGGCGACGCTCCGATGGCGTTCGATTGCTGGACGCCGGTCGGCAAGGATAACTTGACCGTCCGCTTCGTCAAGCTGGCGACGCCGGTCGACGGGGCCGATCATTCCCTGGAGATCGGATTTACGAGCGGCGCCGGCGAATTGGCGGCGGGCGGCGCCCTCTCGATCGTCGGTTGGTTCAATAAGACGAATTGGCATTCGTTCACGCAGACGAACGATTACTCCTTCAACGGCGTCGACTCGGATTACGTCGACTGGGCGAAGGTGCCGGCGTTCTTGGACGGCGAGCTTGTCTGGGGCGAACGGCTGGCCGACGAAGGGACGACGGCGGACCCGAATCCGAATCCGAATCCGAATCCGAATCCCGATCCGAATCCGGACCCTGAACCGGAGCCGGAGCCGGAGCCTGAACCGGAGCCGACGACGACGATTACGGTGTACGGCAAGACGGGAACGAACGCTTCGACCCAGATGCCTTCGCCGGAGTTCGAAATCGTCAACAACACGGCGTCTCCGATCGAGCTAAGCGGCTTGAAAGCACGCTATTACTTCACGATCGACGGTGAGCAGCCGCTCTCGATCGGCTTCTGGTCGACGGTGACGAAGGAGAACGTGTCGACGCGGTTCGCGAAGATGCCGATCCCGTCCGAGACGGCCGACCACTACCTCGAGATCGGCTTCGCCGAAGGCTCCGGCACGCTCGCGCCGGGCGCCAAAGCCGGCGTCTATACTTGGATCAATAAGAAGGATTGGTCCGCCTTCGACCAATCGAACGACTATTCGTTCCGGAACGACGGCACGTTCGGCCCGGCGCCGACGATCGTCGGCTACCTGGGCGGCGAGCTCGCCTGGGGAACCGAACCGACGCTGTACGACATGCCGGCGTTCCCGGAAGGGATCGTCGCGACGCCAAGCGACGATCGCATAACGTTGACGTGGCAGCCGGTCGACGGCGCCCTCGGGTACGACGTCGAGGCGGACGGCCGTTTAATCGAGAACGTGCAGAACGTTTCGTTCACGCACGACTGGCTGAACCCGGGCACGAAGCACACGTATAAGGTGCGCGCCCGCGGCGCGGCGATGCCCAGCGTCTGGAGCGCGCCGGTTACGCTCAAGACGACGGGGGCGCAGCTGTTGCCGCCGCCGGCGAACGTACGCGCCGAAAAGACCGAGACGTCGATCGCGCTGACGTGGAAAGCGCTGGACGAAGAGATTACGGGCTACGACGTCGAAATCGACGGCGCCGTCGTCGACGCGGGTCTGCAGACGTCCTATACGCACGCCGGCTTGACGTCCGGCGAGGTGCACGCGTACCGCGTCCGCGCGAAGGACGGCGCGACGGCCGGACCGTGGAGCGATCCGATGCGCCTGAACACGCTGCGGAACCCGACGCAGACGTTCGACGTCTCGTTCGAGATCGATCCCGCCGCCGAACGCGCGCCGATCTCGCCTTACATCTACGGTACGAACGACGATCTGGAAGGCACGGAGAACTGGACCGCGCGGCGCCTCGGCGGCAACCGACTCTCCACGTACAACTGGGAAAACAACGCGTCCAACGCGGGCGCCGACTGGATGCACTCGAGCGACGGCTACGTGCCGTGGTATTACGGCGGCGTCGACTGGGCGCAGCACGGCGTGCCGGGCATCGGCGCGACCGCGTTCCACGAGAAGTCGCTGCGGAAGAACGCCTACTCGCTCGTGACGCTGCAAGCGGCGGGCTACGTGGCGAAGGACAAGAACGGTCCGGTGAACGCCGGCGAAACCGCGCCGGGCGACCGCTGGGCCTTGGTGAAGCCGACGAAGGGCGCGCCGTTCGCGGAGACGCCGGACACGACCGACGGCTACGTCTACATGGACGAATTCGTAAACCATCTCGTGAATACGTTCGGTCCCGCTTCCTCGGCGACGGGCATTAGGGGCTACGAACTCGACAACGAGCCGGGCCTCTGGAGCGAGACGCATCCGTTCATGCATCCGGAGCATACCGGCGCGGCGGAAGTGCTGAACAAGGGCGTGGCGCTCGCCTCCGCCGTGAAGAACGTCGACCCGTCGGCGGAAGTGTACGGACCGGTCTTGTACGGCTTCAGCGAATACCTCGACATGCAGAGCTCGCCGGACTGGCCGACGATCAAGGGCAACTACGACTGGTACATCGACTACTACCTCGATCAGATGCGCGTCGCGTCGGCGCAGCAGGGCAAGCGGCTGCTCGACGTCCTCGACCTGCATTGGTACCCGGAAGTGTCGGGCGGCGGCGTGCGCATTACGGACAGCGACACCGACGACAATGTCGAAGCGAACAAGACGCGCATTCAGGCGCCGCGTTCGCTGTGGGATCCGAGCTACCGCGAAAACAGCTAG